The following proteins are co-located in the Paraburkholderia phytofirmans PsJN genome:
- a CDS encoding YebC/PmpR family DNA-binding transcriptional regulator — MAGHSKWANIKHKKAAADAKRGKVWTRLIKEIQVAARMGGGDIDSNPRLRLAVEKAYDANMPKDNVNRAIQRGVGGVDGASYEEIRYEGYGIGGAAVIVDTMTDNRTRTVAEVRHAFSKNGGNMGTDGSVSFMFDHVGQFLFAPGTAEDKLMEAALEAGADDVVTNDDGSIEVLCPPNDFPKVKSALEAAGFKAELAEVTMKPQTEVEFTGEDAVKMQKLLDALENLDDVQEVYTNAAIADE, encoded by the coding sequence ATGGCGGGTCATTCGAAATGGGCCAACATCAAGCATAAGAAAGCAGCGGCCGACGCCAAGCGCGGCAAGGTCTGGACGCGGCTCATCAAGGAAATCCAGGTCGCGGCTCGCATGGGCGGCGGCGACATCGACTCGAACCCGCGCCTGCGGCTCGCCGTCGAAAAGGCGTACGACGCCAACATGCCGAAAGATAACGTCAATCGCGCAATCCAGCGTGGCGTGGGCGGCGTGGACGGCGCAAGCTACGAAGAAATCCGCTACGAAGGCTACGGCATCGGCGGCGCGGCGGTGATTGTCGACACCATGACCGACAACCGCACGCGCACGGTGGCGGAAGTGCGTCACGCGTTCTCGAAGAACGGCGGCAACATGGGCACGGACGGCTCGGTGTCGTTCATGTTCGATCACGTCGGCCAATTCCTGTTCGCGCCCGGCACGGCGGAAGACAAGCTGATGGAAGCCGCGCTCGAAGCCGGCGCCGACGACGTCGTCACGAATGACGACGGCAGCATCGAAGTGCTGTGCCCGCCGAACGACTTTCCGAAGGTGAAGTCGGCGCTGGAAGCCGCCGGCTTCAAGGCCGAACTGGCCGAGGTGACGATGAAACCTCAGACGGAAGTCGAGTTCACCGGCGAAGACGCCGTGAAAATGCAGAAGCTGCTCGACGCGCTGGAGAATCTGGACGACGTGCAGGAAGTCTATACAAACGCCGCGATCGCCGACGAATGA
- the upp gene encoding uracil phosphoribosyltransferase: MTQDSRFPNLFILDHPLIQHKLSHMRDRDTSTRTFRELLREITLLMGYEITRNLPMTTRRLTTPLVEIDAPVIAGKKLAIVPVLRAGIGMSDGLLELVPSARVGHIGVYRAEDHRPVEYLVRLPDLEDRVFILCDPMVATGYSAVHAVDVLKRRNVAGENIMFLALVAAPEGVQVFQDAHPDVKLYVASLDSHLNEHAYIVPGLGDAGDRLFGTKN, encoded by the coding sequence ATGACCCAGGACAGCCGTTTTCCCAATCTCTTCATCCTCGATCACCCGCTGATCCAGCACAAGCTGTCGCATATGCGCGACCGGGATACCTCGACTCGCACGTTCCGCGAACTGCTGCGCGAAATCACGCTGCTGATGGGCTATGAAATCACCCGCAACCTGCCCATGACCACGCGCCGCCTGACCACGCCGCTCGTCGAGATCGACGCGCCGGTGATCGCCGGCAAGAAACTGGCGATCGTGCCGGTGCTGCGGGCCGGCATCGGCATGTCGGACGGCCTGCTGGAACTGGTGCCGTCGGCGCGGGTGGGCCACATCGGCGTGTATCGCGCCGAGGACCATCGGCCGGTGGAATATCTGGTGCGCCTGCCCGACCTCGAAGACCGCGTGTTCATTCTGTGCGATCCGATGGTCGCGACCGGCTATTCCGCCGTGCACGCGGTCGACGTGCTCAAGCGCCGCAATGTGGCCGGCGAGAACATCATGTTCCTCGCGCTGGTCGCCGCGCCCGAAGGCGTGCAGGTGTTCCAGGACGCCCATCCGGACGTCAAGCTGTATGTCGCCTCGCTCGATTCGCATCTGAACGAGCATGCGTACATCGTGCCGGGTCTCGGCGACGCCGGCGACCGTCTGTTCGGCACGAAGAACTGA
- a CDS encoding SDR family oxidoreductase, with protein MDMGIAGRTALVCAASKGLGRGCAEALSAEGVNLTIVARTAETLEATAAEIRKQSGVEVKTVACDITTPEGRAAALAVCPQPDILVNNAGGPPPGDFRDFTHEDWIRALESNMLTPIELIRATIDSMSANGYGRIVNITSSAVKAPIDVLGLSNGARSGLTGFVAGLARKVAPTGVTINNLLPGLFDTDRIGVTFQAQAKAQNISVDEARKQRMKTIPAGRFGTREEFGAACAFLCSVHAGYITGQNWLIDGGAYPGTF; from the coding sequence ATGGACATGGGAATCGCAGGACGCACCGCGCTGGTCTGCGCGGCGAGCAAGGGCCTGGGGCGCGGCTGCGCGGAAGCGCTCTCCGCCGAAGGCGTCAACCTGACGATCGTCGCGCGCACCGCCGAGACGCTTGAGGCGACCGCGGCGGAGATCCGCAAGCAAAGCGGCGTGGAAGTGAAGACGGTGGCCTGCGACATCACCACGCCGGAAGGCCGCGCGGCGGCGCTCGCCGTGTGTCCGCAGCCGGACATTCTGGTTAACAACGCGGGCGGCCCGCCGCCCGGCGACTTCCGCGACTTCACGCATGAAGACTGGATCCGCGCGCTCGAGAGCAACATGCTCACGCCCATCGAACTGATACGCGCGACCATCGACTCGATGAGCGCGAACGGTTACGGCCGCATCGTCAATATCACAAGTTCGGCGGTGAAGGCGCCGATCGACGTGCTCGGCTTGTCCAACGGCGCGCGCTCGGGGCTGACCGGCTTCGTCGCGGGACTTGCGCGCAAGGTCGCGCCCACCGGCGTGACCATCAACAACCTGCTGCCGGGGCTGTTCGACACCGACCGCATCGGCGTCACTTTCCAGGCGCAGGCCAAGGCGCAAAACATTTCCGTCGACGAGGCGCGCAAGCAGCGCATGAAGACGATTCCCGCCGGCCGTTTCGGCACGCGCGAGGAATTCGGCGCCGCCTGCGCGTTTCTGTGCAGCGTGCATGCCGGCTATATCACCGGACAGAACTGGCTGATCGACGGCGGCGCCTATCCGGGCACGTTCTGA
- a CDS encoding methylglyoxal synthase: MTTRIALIAHDHKKDDIVKLAGEYVDTLRRCDIVATGTTGGRIADAHGLTVERMLSGPHGGDLQIGAQLAEGRVDMVIFLRDPMTPQPHEPDINALVRACDVHNIPCATNISTARMVLDSLTLRLTQQV; this comes from the coding sequence ATGACCACCCGCATCGCGCTGATCGCGCACGATCATAAAAAGGACGATATCGTCAAACTGGCCGGCGAATACGTCGACACGCTCAGGCGCTGCGACATCGTGGCGACCGGCACGACCGGCGGGCGCATTGCCGACGCGCACGGCCTCACGGTCGAACGGATGTTGTCCGGCCCGCACGGCGGCGATTTGCAGATCGGCGCGCAGCTCGCGGAAGGGCGCGTGGACATGGTGATCTTCCTGCGCGACCCGATGACGCCGCAGCCGCACGAGCCCGACATCAACGCGCTGGTGCGCGCGTGCGACGTGCACAACATTCCCTGCGCCACCAACATTTCGACGGCGCGCATGGTGCTCGACTCGCTGACCTTGCGACTCACGCAACAGGTTTGA
- a CDS encoding quinone oxidoreductase family protein, producing MTKAIRFDKTGGPEVMKWVDVEVGEPGTGEIRVRQTAVGLNYIDVYFRTGLYPLPLPGGLGMEAAGEVTALGPGVTGLKVGDRIAYVGRPPGAYAQERVLQAAQVVKVPDALSDEQAASVMLQGLTAHYLLRRTYPVKAGDTILIQAAAGGVGLLVCQWAKALGATVIGTVGSDEKAEIATAHGCDHAIVYTRENFTKRVREITNGAGVPVVYDSIGKDTFTGSLDCLAPLGLFVSFGNASGPLPPIDSSEFAGRGSLFFTRPTLFTYIAKRGDYEAASTELFDVLVSGKVKTSINQRYALSDVGRAHADLEGRRTTGSTVLLP from the coding sequence ATGACCAAAGCAATCCGATTCGATAAAACCGGCGGTCCCGAAGTGATGAAGTGGGTCGACGTCGAAGTCGGTGAGCCGGGCACGGGCGAGATCCGCGTCAGGCAGACGGCGGTCGGGCTGAACTATATCGACGTGTACTTCCGCACCGGTCTCTATCCGTTGCCTTTGCCCGGCGGCCTCGGCATGGAAGCGGCCGGCGAAGTGACGGCGCTCGGCCCGGGCGTGACCGGTCTGAAGGTGGGCGATCGCATCGCGTACGTGGGCCGTCCGCCCGGCGCGTATGCGCAGGAACGCGTGCTGCAGGCAGCGCAGGTCGTGAAAGTGCCCGACGCGTTGAGCGACGAGCAGGCCGCCTCGGTGATGCTGCAAGGCCTGACCGCGCACTATCTGCTGCGCCGCACGTATCCCGTGAAAGCCGGCGACACGATCCTGATCCAGGCCGCGGCGGGCGGCGTCGGTCTGCTGGTGTGCCAGTGGGCGAAGGCGCTCGGCGCGACGGTGATCGGCACCGTCGGCTCGGATGAGAAAGCGGAGATCGCCACGGCGCACGGTTGCGATCATGCGATCGTCTACACGCGCGAGAACTTCACCAAACGCGTGCGCGAGATCACCAACGGCGCGGGCGTGCCGGTGGTGTACGACTCGATTGGTAAAGACACGTTTACGGGCTCGCTCGATTGCCTCGCGCCGCTCGGCCTGTTCGTGAGCTTCGGCAACGCGTCGGGGCCGTTGCCGCCGATCGATTCGTCGGAATTCGCCGGACGTGGTTCGCTGTTCTTCACGCGCCCGACGCTCTTTACCTACATCGCCAAACGCGGCGACTACGAGGCGGCGTCCACCGAGTTGTTCGACGTGCTGGTGTCGGGCAAGGTCAAGACGAGCATCAATCAGCGCTACGCATTATCGGACGTCGGCCGCGCGCATGCGGATCTCGAAGGGCGCCGCACGACGGGCTCGACGGTGCTCCTGCCGTAA
- the kdpF gene encoding K(+)-transporting ATPase subunit F yields MNWILWLSGAATALLFVYLVYALLRAEDIE; encoded by the coding sequence ATGAACTGGATTCTGTGGTTATCGGGCGCGGCCACCGCGCTGCTGTTCGTCTATCTGGTCTATGCGCTGTTGCGCGCGGAGGACATTGAATGA